The Symphalangus syndactylus isolate Jambi chromosome 3, NHGRI_mSymSyn1-v2.1_pri, whole genome shotgun sequence genome has a segment encoding these proteins:
- the LOC129479314 gene encoding protein GVQW1-like has product MAVTAEVESPQRAYSTFYLSVGVCKTSIIMISYHVLKGYFTKGVSLCRQAGVKWHNLRSLQPLPPNFKHFSCLSLPSSCDYRELNLGSLT; this is encoded by the exons ATGGCTGTGACTGCTGAGGTGGAGAGTCCTCAAAG AGCCTACTCTACTTTCTATCTATCAGTGGGAGTCTGTAAGACCAGTATTATAATGATCAGCTACCATGTATTGAAAGGCTATTTCACCA agggagtctcgctctgtcgccaggctggagtgaagtggcacaatctcagatcactgcaacctctgcctcccaacttcaagcacttctcctgcctcagcctcccgagtagctgtgactacag GGAATTAAACTTAGGGTCTCTCACCTGA